In Polaribacter sp. L3A8, a genomic segment contains:
- the hemC gene encoding hydroxymethylbilane synthase, producing the protein MQKIIRIGTRDSELALWQANKVRKELKELGYESVIVPIKSLGDIVLDKPLYELGVTGVFTKNLDIAMLNGDIDIAVHSLKDVPTVLPEGIIQAAVLRRDDYSDVLILKGNEEFFGQPGGVIATGSLRRKAMWLDRYPTHKVEGLRGNVNTRLEKLEESETWDGAIFAAAGLYRIGKKPDDAISLSWMTPAPGQGTMMVTCLQKDDYSLDACEQLNHKETEICTTIEREFLHLLEGGCTAPIGAVAYIDGKTEEINFRGVLLKKDGSKKISVAKTAKVGSHRYLAKDCADYIINKGGKELIAEDAAETVAPLQSIFSTKKLSELQKESLSETIGIKDSDFIKIRFNRIPAKVMKNEIENVVITSQNGVEALLNSFTRDEMNFKNIYCVGRRTKKLIENRIGKVAHVSKNAKKLAEYLATELENKKVTYFCSNLRLDVLPAFLKARDISVNEVEAYKTMLSPEKIEDEVSGVLFYSPSGIESYLEVNNPDRIAFCIGETTAVEARKYFEKVEVANMPSVDSVLELVNTYFSKE; encoded by the coding sequence ATGCAGAAAATAATAAGAATAGGAACTCGTGATAGCGAATTAGCGCTTTGGCAAGCTAATAAAGTGCGCAAAGAATTAAAGGAATTAGGCTATGAGTCTGTAATTGTCCCTATAAAATCTTTGGGAGATATTGTTTTAGATAAACCCTTATATGAATTAGGTGTTACAGGTGTCTTTACTAAAAATTTAGATATTGCTATGTTAAATGGCGATATTGATATTGCTGTACATTCTCTTAAAGATGTACCTACAGTTTTACCAGAAGGAATTATACAAGCGGCTGTTTTAAGACGTGATGATTATTCTGATGTTTTAATACTAAAAGGAAACGAAGAGTTTTTTGGACAACCAGGTGGGGTAATTGCTACCGGAAGTTTGCGTAGAAAAGCAATGTGGTTAGATAGATATCCAACACATAAAGTAGAAGGTTTAAGAGGTAATGTAAATACTCGTTTAGAGAAGTTAGAAGAAAGTGAAACTTGGGATGGCGCTATTTTTGCTGCTGCAGGTTTATATCGTATTGGAAAAAAACCAGACGATGCTATTAGTCTTTCTTGGATGACTCCTGCACCAGGACAAGGTACAATGATGGTTACTTGTTTACAAAAAGATGATTATTCTTTAGATGCATGTGAACAATTAAATCACAAAGAAACAGAGATTTGTACAACAATAGAACGTGAGTTTTTACATCTTTTAGAAGGTGGTTGTACTGCACCAATTGGGGCAGTAGCTTATATTGATGGAAAAACAGAAGAAATAAACTTTAGAGGTGTTTTATTAAAAAAAGATGGTTCTAAAAAGATTTCTGTTGCTAAAACGGCAAAAGTTGGTAGCCATCGTTATTTGGCTAAAGATTGTGCAGACTATATTATTAATAAAGGTGGTAAAGAGTTAATTGCAGAAGATGCGGCAGAAACTGTTGCTCCTTTGCAAAGTATCTTTTCTACTAAAAAACTTTCAGAGCTTCAGAAGGAATCTTTATCAGAAACTATCGGAATTAAAGATAGCGATTTTATTAAAATCCGTTTTAATAGAATTCCTGCTAAAGTGATGAAAAACGAAATAGAAAACGTTGTTATCACTAGTCAGAATGGAGTAGAAGCACTTTTAAATTCTTTCACAAGAGATGAAATGAATTTTAAGAACATTTACTGTGTTGGTAGAAGAACAAAAAAACTGATTGAAAATAGAATTGGTAAAGTTGCACATGTATCTAAAAATGCAAAGAAATTAGCAGAATACCTAGCAACTGAATTAGAGAATAAAAAGGTAACTTATTTTTGTAGTAACTTAAGATTAGATGTTTTACCTGCTTTCTTAAAGGCACGTGATATTTCTGTAAATGAAGTAGAGGCTTATAAAACAATGTTAAGTCCAGAGAAAATTGAAGATGAAGTTTCTGGTGTCTTATTTTATAGTCCGTCTGGTATAGAAAGTTATTTAGAAGTAAACAATCCAGATAGAATTGCTTTTTGTATTGGAGAAACTACGGCCGTAGAAGCAAGAAAGTACTTTGAAAAAGTAGAAGTTGCCAATATGCCTAGTGTAGATAGTGTATTAGAATTGGTAAATACTTATTTCTCTAAAGAATAA
- the hemA gene encoding glutamyl-tRNA reductase yields the protein MQEHRQEHFYNIGVSYKKADANTRGKFSLSKENQSLLLKLSKERGYKGVFIISTCNRTEISGFAERPCQLIELLCEFSEGTIQEFSKVSNVYKNQEAIQQLFRIGTGLESQILGDYEIVGQLRQSFKMAKSLKTTNAYSERLINCVLQASKRVKNETRLSSGTTSVSYAAIQYLIKNLPGYNTKNILVFGLGKMGKHTCKNLAEYTQNKSVCLINRTEEKTSEFVKEHRTIRKAVIENLSKEIEKADVLIVSTGADKPTITKEHITKNRDLLILDLSMPENVAKDVTDFKGVSIVNIDELSKITDETLTMRQQEVPFAEAIIETHKAEFNEWLNHRRFTPAIAALKKSLENITNDEINFQKKKIAGFDESQAEILTSRFIQKITTQFVKHLKDEETSVSQSLQVINKVFKS from the coding sequence ATGCAAGAGCACAGGCAAGAGCACTTTTATAATATTGGCGTTAGTTACAAAAAAGCGGATGCTAACACACGTGGAAAATTTTCTTTATCAAAAGAAAACCAATCCTTGTTGTTAAAACTATCTAAAGAAAGAGGCTATAAAGGTGTCTTTATCATTTCTACTTGTAACAGAACAGAAATTAGCGGCTTTGCAGAACGTCCTTGTCAATTAATAGAATTGTTATGTGAGTTTTCTGAAGGAACAATTCAGGAGTTTTCTAAAGTTTCTAATGTGTATAAAAACCAAGAAGCTATTCAGCAATTGTTTAGAATTGGAACAGGATTAGAAAGTCAGATTTTAGGAGATTACGAGATTGTAGGTCAATTAAGACAGTCTTTTAAAATGGCAAAATCTTTAAAAACTACAAATGCGTATTCAGAAAGGTTGATAAACTGTGTGCTTCAGGCAAGTAAAAGAGTTAAGAATGAAACGAGATTAAGTTCGGGTACAACTTCTGTTTCTTATGCAGCTATTCAGTATCTTATTAAAAATTTACCTGGGTACAATACTAAAAATATTTTAGTATTTGGTTTAGGTAAAATGGGAAAACATACCTGTAAAAATTTAGCAGAATACACTCAAAATAAGTCGGTGTGTTTAATTAACAGAACTGAAGAAAAAACATCAGAATTTGTTAAGGAGCATAGAACTATTAGAAAAGCTGTAATAGAAAACTTATCTAAAGAAATTGAAAAAGCAGATGTTTTAATTGTTTCTACAGGTGCAGATAAACCTACCATTACAAAAGAACATATTACTAAAAATAGAGATTTATTAATTTTAGATTTATCTATGCCAGAAAATGTGGCAAAGGATGTAACTGATTTTAAAGGTGTTTCTATTGTAAATATTGATGAACTTTCTAAAATTACGGATGAAACTTTAACGATGCGTCAACAAGAAGTGCCGTTTGCAGAAGCAATTATAGAAACTCATAAAGCAGAGTTTAATGAATGGTTAAATCATAGAAGATTTACACCTGCAATTGCTGCTTTAAAGAAATCATTAGAAAATATTACAAACGACGAAATTAATTTTCAAAAGAAAAAGATTGCTGGTTTTGATGAAAGTCAAGCAGAAATCTTAACTTCACGTTTTATACAGAAAATAACCACACAATTTGTGAAACATTTAAAAGATGAAGAAACATCTGTTTCACAAAGCCTACAAGTAATTAATAAGGTTTTTAAATCTTAA
- a CDS encoding AraC family transcriptional regulator, with protein MFKNVGESTFEEITLEKGFYLLHFQNESKEIDNFDRKINNAFIQIHFCLRGKAKFLFNNGTYSFDVLDNRAILLYNPQRILPINLEIQPKTTLVSLLISIEKFHSLFSKESSYIPFLSDENSNKKYYDDSEIKHGVAMVLQEIINSKTNNSIRDLYVRGKVYELLSLHFQKEENLEGEFCPFLVDEQNVIKIRKAKEIIISRMAEPPSLQELANEIGLNIKKLKEGFKQIYGDTVYSFLLDYKMEYARKLLESNQFNVNEVGVKIGYSTASHFIAAFKKKFGTTPKKHVLSTNQ; from the coding sequence ATGTTCAAAAATGTCGGAGAAAGTACATTTGAAGAAATTACTTTAGAAAAAGGTTTTTATCTGCTTCATTTTCAGAACGAAAGTAAAGAAATAGATAATTTTGATAGAAAAATTAACAATGCTTTTATTCAAATTCATTTTTGTTTACGAGGAAAAGCTAAATTTCTATTTAATAATGGTACTTATTCTTTTGATGTTTTAGACAACAGAGCTATTTTATTATACAATCCACAAAGAATTTTACCCATCAATTTAGAAATTCAACCTAAAACAACATTGGTTTCCCTTTTAATTTCTATTGAAAAATTTCATTCATTATTCTCTAAAGAATCTAGTTATATCCCTTTTTTAAGTGATGAGAATAGTAACAAGAAATATTATGACGATTCTGAAATTAAACATGGTGTTGCCATGGTTTTACAAGAAATCATCAACTCTAAAACAAATAATTCTATTAGAGACCTATATGTTAGAGGGAAAGTATACGAATTATTAAGTCTTCATTTTCAGAAGGAAGAAAATTTGGAAGGTGAATTTTGTCCTTTTTTAGTTGATGAACAGAATGTAATCAAAATAAGAAAAGCAAAAGAAATTATTATTTCTAGAATGGCAGAACCACCTAGTTTACAAGAACTAGCAAATGAAATCGGTCTAAATATTAAAAAATTAAAAGAAGGTTTTAAACAAATTTACGGCGATACCGTTTACAGTTTTTTACTTGACTATAAAATGGAGTATGCAAGAAAATTACTAGAAAGCAATCAATTTAATGTAAATGAAGTTGGTGTAAAAATTGGTTACAGTACAGCAAGTCATTTTATTGCAGCCTTTAAAAAGAAATTTGGTACTACACCAAAAAAACATGTATTAAGCACAAACCAGTAA
- a CDS encoding TrmH family RNA methyltransferase has translation MEQLTHYDIENDQKQFPITIVCDAIRTPENIGMCFRISESFGVQKIYFHENSPTTENRIVKKTARNTVNQIQHEIYTDFNETIHQLKAEGNTIVGIEITDKSIDIQDFNFKNHEKIVLLLGSERNGIENVDLLDHTIAIPMFGRNSSMNVIHSLAITLYEVTNQLKNRS, from the coding sequence TTGGAACAATTAACACATTACGACATAGAGAACGATCAAAAACAGTTTCCAATAACAATTGTTTGCGATGCTATTAGAACACCAGAAAATATAGGAATGTGTTTTAGAATTTCTGAAAGTTTTGGGGTGCAAAAAATCTATTTTCACGAGAATTCACCTACCACAGAAAATAGAATTGTTAAAAAGACGGCAAGAAATACGGTAAATCAAATTCAACATGAGATTTACACCGATTTTAACGAGACTATTCATCAATTAAAAGCAGAAGGCAACACAATTGTTGGAATAGAAATTACTGATAAAAGTATCGATATTCAAGATTTTAATTTTAAAAATCATGAAAAAATCGTTTTACTTTTGGGCAGTGAAAGAAACGGAATTGAAAATGTAGATTTATTAGATCACACAATTGCAATACCAATGTTTGGTAGAAACTCTAGTATGAATGTTATACATAGTTTAGCAATAACGCTGTATGAAGTTACTAATCAGTTAAAAAACAGATCCTAA
- a CDS encoding glyoxalase/bleomycin resistance/dioxygenase family protein gives MKFNRTGIILYTINYKSCVDFYENTLDLNKMFEAENLTCFEFGDAYLMVELDDSYKETENKSERFKTCLRMNVPNVKEITEKLILKKIKVEYQEHSWGTIAKFKDPDGNLCAFKDSEKFEEQIKNYRLTKTN, from the coding sequence ATGAAATTTAACAGAACAGGAATCATTTTATATACAATTAATTACAAATCATGTGTAGATTTTTACGAGAACACGCTAGACTTGAATAAAATGTTTGAAGCAGAAAATTTAACTTGTTTTGAATTTGGGGACGCTTATTTAATGGTAGAATTAGACGATAGTTATAAAGAAACTGAAAACAAATCAGAAAGATTTAAAACCTGTTTAAGAATGAATGTTCCAAATGTAAAAGAAATTACAGAAAAATTAATTTTAAAAAAAATAAAAGTAGAATATCAAGAACATTCTTGGGGAACAATCGCTAAATTTAAAGACCCTGATGGCAATTTGTGTGCTTTTAAGGACAGCGAAAAATTCGAAGAACAGATTAAAAATTATAGATTAACAAAAACTAATTAA
- the hemH gene encoding ferrochelatase, with the protein MKGILLNNLGSPDSTETADVKKYLGEFLMDERVIDIPYWKRWLLINGIILQTRPKKAGAAYKKIWWKQGSPLVVISEMFTKKVIKKVDLPVALAMRYGSMSMEKGIKELVDKGVTEIFLAPLYPHYAMSSYETVVVKAEEILAEKYPNVKLDVLPAFYNEPDYIKAMSNNLANHLEGFDYDHILFSYHGIPERHIMKSDVTKNHCKIDGSCCERNSVAHHTCYRHQCFETTKEIAKTLNLKEGTYSNSFQSRLLKDPWLKPYTDFEIEKFPSEGKKKLAVITPAFVADCLETLEEIAMEGKDEFLKFGGTDYKHIPCLNDNDEWVDVMVKWINNWKNK; encoded by the coding sequence ATGAAAGGAATATTACTTAACAATTTAGGATCACCAGACTCAACAGAAACAGCGGACGTTAAAAAATATCTAGGAGAATTTTTAATGGACGAACGCGTAATAGACATTCCGTATTGGAAACGTTGGTTACTTATTAACGGAATTATTTTACAAACGCGCCCTAAAAAAGCAGGAGCAGCTTACAAGAAAATCTGGTGGAAACAAGGTTCTCCGTTAGTTGTTATTTCTGAAATGTTCACCAAAAAAGTGATCAAAAAAGTAGACCTTCCTGTTGCTTTGGCAATGCGTTACGGTTCTATGTCGATGGAAAAAGGAATTAAAGAATTGGTAGACAAAGGTGTAACAGAAATCTTTTTAGCGCCCTTATACCCACATTACGCAATGTCTTCTTATGAAACTGTTGTTGTAAAAGCAGAAGAAATTTTAGCAGAAAAATATCCTAATGTAAAGCTAGATGTTTTACCCGCTTTTTATAACGAACCAGATTATATAAAGGCAATGAGTAACAACCTTGCTAATCATTTAGAAGGTTTCGATTATGATCATATTTTGTTTTCTTACCACGGAATTCCAGAACGTCATATTATGAAATCTGATGTAACTAAAAATCATTGTAAAATAGACGGTTCTTGTTGCGAGCGTAATTCTGTTGCACACCACACCTGCTACAGACATCAATGTTTTGAGACTACTAAAGAAATAGCAAAGACATTAAATTTAAAAGAAGGCACGTACAGCAACTCTTTTCAATCTCGTTTATTAAAAGATCCTTGGTTAAAACCATATACAGATTTCGAAATAGAGAAATTCCCATCAGAAGGGAAAAAGAAATTAGCAGTAATTACCCCCGCTTTTGTTGCCGATTGTCTAGAAACTTTAGAAGAAATTGCCATGGAAGGAAAAGACGAATTCTTAAAGTTTGGAGGTACAGATTACAAACACATTCCTTGTCTTAACGACAATGATGAGTGGGTAGATGTTATGGTAAAATGGATTAACAATTGGAAAAATAAATAA
- a CDS encoding CopD family protein, producing the protein MDFLYVKALHIIFIVTWFAGLFYIVRIFMYHVEAEKKDEPAKEILQTQYKLMSKRLWYIITWPSAILASIFGFWMLYKNPYYLEMPWMHIKLSFVLALYVYHGFCHKIYKQLQNDVIKYTAFKLRIINEAPTIILFAVVFLVTLQSAINWIWGVVGIILFGVLLMLGIRLYKKIREKRSWEKTEREVLEDSKEDSIQ; encoded by the coding sequence ATGGATTTTTTATACGTAAAAGCATTACATATTATTTTTATTGTTACTTGGTTTGCAGGTTTATTTTACATTGTTCGTATATTTATGTATCATGTAGAAGCAGAAAAAAAAGACGAACCTGCAAAAGAAATTTTACAAACTCAATACAAATTAATGAGCAAAAGGTTGTGGTATATTATTACATGGCCTTCTGCAATTTTAGCAAGTATATTTGGTTTTTGGATGTTGTATAAAAACCCATATTATCTAGAAATGCCTTGGATGCACATAAAACTTTCTTTTGTTTTAGCTTTGTATGTTTATCATGGATTTTGCCATAAAATATACAAACAATTACAGAATGATGTTATAAAGTACACTGCATTCAAACTAAGAATTATAAACGAAGCACCTACAATTATTTTATTTGCAGTAGTCTTTTTAGTAACACTGCAATCTGCAATAAATTGGATTTGGGGAGTTGTAGGTATTATCCTTTTTGGAGTACTATTGATGTTAGGCATTAGACTTTACAAAAAAATAAGAGAAAAAAGATCTTGGGAAAAAACAGAAAGAGAGGTTTTAGAAGACAGTAAAGAAGATAGTATTCAGTAA
- the recR gene encoding recombination mediator RecR, whose translation MDFSSKLLENAVNEVSRLPGIGKRTALRLVLHLLKQPSDNTKFLTEALLHLRNDVKNCEKCHNISDTELCDICNNVKRNPEIVCVVEDIRDVMAIESTSQFNGLYHVLGGKISPIEGIGPQNLKIESLVKKVESGEVKELIFALSSTMEGDTTNFYIFKQIEKFEITTSTIARGISVGDELEYADEVTLGRSIVNRIPFEQSIRG comes from the coding sequence ATGGATTTTTCATCAAAACTTTTAGAAAATGCAGTGAACGAAGTATCTCGTTTACCAGGAATTGGAAAACGAACTGCGTTGCGTTTGGTTTTACATTTGTTAAAGCAACCTTCGGATAATACGAAGTTCTTAACAGAGGCTTTATTGCATTTAAGAAATGATGTAAAGAATTGTGAAAAGTGTCATAATATTTCTGATACAGAACTATGTGATATTTGCAATAATGTAAAAAGAAATCCTGAGATTGTTTGTGTAGTAGAAGATATTAGAGATGTTATGGCAATAGAAAGTACATCTCAATTTAATGGGTTGTACCATGTTTTAGGTGGAAAAATTTCTCCGATTGAGGGTATTGGTCCTCAAAATTTAAAAATAGAGAGTTTAGTTAAGAAAGTGGAAAGCGGAGAAGTAAAAGAGTTGATTTTTGCCTTAAGTTCTACCATGGAAGGGGATACTACAAACTTCTATATTTTTAAGCAAATAGAGAAATTTGAGATTACAACGTCTACAATTGCACGAGGAATATCGGTTGGAGATGAATTAGAATACGCAGATGAAGTTACTTTGGGGAGATCTATTGTTAATAGAATTCCGTTTGAACAGAGTATAAGAGGGTAG
- a CDS encoding sodium:solute symporter codes for MQPLYILLLIVAYFSVLILISYITGKSADNKTFFKANNSSPWYLVAFGMIGASLSGVTFISVPGWIEAQSMSYFQMVLGYVVGYAIIGLVLLPLYYKLNLTSIYTYLQDRFGNYSYKTGASFFLLSRVIGAAFRLFLVANVLQIILFDAYGIPFWVTVSITILLIWLYTFKGGMKTIVWTDTLQTLFMLVAVGVCIYTISGEMEIDNIFTYVADSKLSKTFFFEDVNAGNYFWKQFLAGAFIAVVMTGLDQDMMQKNLTCRNLKDAQKNMFWFTIVLVIVNFFFLALGVLLTDYAQQNGIDAHKDQLFPIIATKGTLGLATALFFLLGLIAAAYSSADSALTSLTTSFSIDILEIDKKKDKNEQEKIRKKIHIIFSFVLIATILIFKYFITDASVIAKIFTFAGYTYGPLLGLYAFGMFTKMNVKDKIVPAICLIAPILTFIISYYSKEKLGFDFGFFVLVLNGALTFLGLYLIKK; via the coding sequence ATGCAACCACTTTATATCTTATTATTAATAGTCGCTTATTTTTCTGTATTAATCTTAATTTCTTACATCACCGGAAAATCTGCAGACAACAAAACTTTTTTTAAAGCAAACAATTCTTCACCTTGGTATTTAGTTGCCTTTGGTATGATTGGCGCTTCTCTTTCTGGGGTTACTTTTATCTCTGTCCCTGGTTGGATAGAAGCCCAAAGCATGAGTTATTTTCAGATGGTTTTAGGCTATGTAGTTGGGTACGCTATTATTGGTTTGGTTTTACTTCCTCTTTATTACAAACTGAATTTAACCTCAATTTATACGTATTTACAAGATCGTTTCGGAAACTATTCTTACAAAACAGGTGCGAGTTTCTTTTTACTTTCTAGAGTAATTGGTGCTGCTTTCCGTTTATTTTTAGTCGCAAACGTATTGCAAATAATTTTGTTTGATGCTTACGGAATTCCGTTTTGGGTAACCGTTTCTATCACTATTTTATTAATCTGGTTGTACACCTTTAAAGGTGGAATGAAAACTATTGTTTGGACCGATACTTTGCAAACCTTATTTATGTTAGTAGCAGTTGGAGTTTGTATTTACACTATTTCTGGTGAAATGGAAATAGACAATATATTTACCTACGTTGCAGATAGTAAATTATCTAAAACCTTCTTTTTTGAAGATGTAAATGCAGGAAATTATTTTTGGAAACAGTTTTTAGCGGGCGCTTTTATTGCGGTTGTTATGACAGGTTTAGACCAAGATATGATGCAAAAAAACTTAACGTGTAGAAACTTAAAAGACGCGCAAAAAAACATGTTTTGGTTTACAATTGTGTTAGTAATTGTAAACTTTTTCTTTTTAGCTTTAGGTGTTTTACTAACAGATTATGCACAACAAAACGGAATTGACGCACATAAAGATCAATTATTTCCAATAATAGCAACCAAAGGAACTTTAGGTTTAGCCACTGCCCTATTTTTCTTATTAGGTTTAATTGCCGCAGCCTATTCTAGTGCAGATTCTGCTTTAACTTCTTTAACCACTTCTTTTAGTATCGATATATTAGAAATTGATAAAAAGAAAGACAAAAATGAACAAGAAAAAATTAGAAAGAAAATTCATATTATTTTCTCTTTTGTACTAATTGCAACCATTCTAATCTTCAAATATTTTATTACGGATGCAAGTGTTATTGCAAAAATATTTACGTTCGCTGGTTATACATACGGTCCTTTATTAGGTTTGTATGCTTTTGGAATGTTTACCAAAATGAATGTAAAAGATAAAATAGTACCTGCAATTTGTTTAATTGCACCAATTCTTACCTTTATAATTAGCTATTACTCTAAAGAAAAATTAGGGTTCGATTTTGGCTTCTTTGTATTGGTCTTAAATGGAGCATTAACTTTTCTAGGATTGTATTTAATTAAAAAATAA
- a CDS encoding acyltransferase family protein, translating into MKKKKIYFPNLNGLRFMAAFLVIIHHIEQFKSIAKVENYWGKIPFINIIGKLGVILFFVLSGFLITYLLLAEEKAFKKISIAKFYMRRILRIWPLYFLIIILAFFVLPNIDIFILPGYGKDVIYTNLFWKLLLYAIFFPNLVLSLLGVVPYASHTWSIGTEEQYYLVWPVILKHIKKYRILLMFAIILFYLSFKFFLRTSFAHNIPYNNVLTAFWNSFPIDCMAIGALYAILLFQKNKFLKYLIRTDLFYFSIGIITLLMLNGVYIPYIHYEFYSVFFGLIILNFAVNDKIKISLENKVFNYLGNISYGLYMFHPIGIILALSIISYFNLKTNWVLYPLCFILTIIMAGLSYKYFESFFLQFKEKFSKVLSGNRKIE; encoded by the coding sequence ATGAAAAAAAAGAAAATTTATTTCCCAAATTTAAATGGATTAAGGTTTATGGCAGCTTTTTTAGTGATAATTCATCACATAGAACAATTTAAATCTATAGCTAAAGTTGAAAACTACTGGGGTAAAATTCCTTTTATAAATATTATAGGAAAACTTGGGGTTATTTTATTCTTTGTTCTTAGCGGTTTTTTAATAACATATTTATTATTAGCAGAAGAAAAAGCATTTAAAAAAATAAGTATCGCTAAGTTTTATATGCGAAGAATATTACGCATTTGGCCATTATATTTCTTAATTATCATTTTAGCTTTTTTTGTACTTCCAAATATTGACATTTTCATTTTACCCGGCTATGGTAAAGATGTTATTTACACCAACTTGTTTTGGAAATTACTTTTATATGCCATATTTTTTCCAAATTTGGTACTTTCTCTACTAGGGGTTGTTCCGTATGCTTCACACACTTGGTCTATAGGTACTGAAGAACAATATTATTTAGTGTGGCCAGTAATTCTAAAACACATCAAAAAATACCGAATTTTATTAATGTTTGCCATTATTCTTTTTTATCTAAGTTTTAAATTCTTTTTAAGAACTTCATTTGCTCATAACATCCCTTACAACAATGTATTAACGGCATTTTGGAATTCATTCCCTATAGATTGTATGGCAATAGGAGCTTTGTATGCTATTCTTCTTTTTCAAAAAAACAAGTTCTTAAAATATCTAATACGAACCGACCTCTTTTATTTTTCTATTGGTATTATTACTCTTTTGATGCTAAATGGCGTGTACATTCCTTACATACATTACGAGTTTTATTCAGTATTTTTTGGTCTAATAATTCTTAATTTTGCTGTTAACGATAAAATAAAAATCTCCTTAGAAAACAAAGTTTTCAATTATTTAGGTAATATCTCTTATGGCTTGTATATGTTTCATCCGATAGGAATTATATTAGCTTTATCAATAATATCATATTTTAATTTAAAGACAAACTGGGTTTTATACCCACTTTGTTTCATTTTAACAATAATAATGGCGGGCTTATCCTATAAATATTTTGAATCATTCTTTCTTCAGTTTAAGGAGAAATTTTCTAAAGTTTTAAGTGGAAATAGAAAAATTGAATAA
- a CDS encoding NAD(P)/FAD-dependent oxidoreductase, translating to MNTLKKTISIIGSGPSSLLLAAFLDTNKFDVTIYEKNKAAGRKLLVAGKGGFNLTHSEPIANFIERYTPTNFLKNALLGFTNDDFRDWLKDIEIPTYIGSSKRVYPKEGIKPITVLNTILNHLKEKGIIFKYEHTFSNWDSENNLIFNNKTISSNYTVFSLGGGSWKITGSDGSWLDTFEEKGIKTMPFEASNCAFKVDWNSKFINQNEGNPLKNIAISCADRTQKGEAVITKFGLEGNAIYGLSPQIREQLKSTEKARIYIDFKPMLSLENIISKVINSTFKNTTQVLKKELKLSSSQIELLKTTLSKEDYLDAVILSENIKKFPLYITSLGGLDQAISTVGGISLNAVDLHFQLHKIPNQYCIGEMLNWDAPTGGYLIQACASIGVYLAKHFNKIT from the coding sequence ATGAATACTTTAAAAAAAACAATTTCCATTATTGGAAGCGGACCTTCTTCTCTACTCTTAGCAGCTTTTTTAGATACAAATAAATTTGACGTTACAATTTATGAAAAAAACAAAGCTGCTGGTAGAAAACTATTGGTTGCCGGAAAAGGTGGTTTTAATTTAACACATTCAGAACCTATTGCTAATTTTATAGAACGTTACACGCCTACTAATTTTTTAAAGAATGCTTTACTTGGTTTTACCAATGATGATTTTAGAGATTGGTTAAAAGATATTGAAATCCCTACCTATATAGGAAGTAGCAAAAGAGTGTATCCCAAAGAAGGCATAAAACCAATTACAGTTTTAAATACTATTTTAAATCATTTAAAAGAAAAAGGAATCATCTTTAAATATGAACATACTTTTTCTAATTGGGATTCTGAGAATAATTTAATTTTCAACAACAAAACCATTTCTTCGAATTACACAGTATTCTCTTTAGGTGGAGGAAGTTGGAAAATAACGGGTTCTGACGGAAGTTGGCTAGATACATTTGAAGAAAAAGGAATTAAAACCATGCCCTTTGAAGCTTCTAACTGTGCCTTTAAAGTTGATTGGAATTCAAAATTCATCAACCAAAATGAAGGAAATCCTTTAAAAAACATTGCTATTTCTTGTGCTGATAGAACACAAAAAGGAGAAGCCGTCATTACAAAATTTGGATTGGAAGGAAATGCCATTTATGGGTTGAGTCCACAAATTAGAGAACAGCTAAAATCAACAGAAAAAGCACGTATTTATATCGACTTTAAACCGATGTTAAGCTTAGAGAATATCATCTCTAAGGTGATAAATTCAACCTTTAAAAACACCACACAAGTTTTAAAGAAAGAATTAAAACTTAGCAGTTCTCAAATAGAATTATTAAAAACAACGCTTTCTAAAGAAGACTATTTAGATGCTGTAATTTTATCAGAAAATATTAAAAAATTTCCTTTATATATTACGAGTTTAGGGGGTCTTGACCAAGCAATATCAACCGTTGGAGGCATAAGCTTAAATGCTGTAGACCTTCATTTTCAGTTACATAAAATTCCGAATCAGTATTGTATTGGAGAAATGTTAAATTGGGACGCACCTACTGGCGGGTATTTAATTCAGGCTTGTGCCAGTATTGGAGTTTACCTTGCAAAACATTTTAATAAAATTACCTAA